The DNA segment TACTGGGGTTGCCAGTCATGCCCACATTCATGAATGCCATaaaacaaatttcaaagaattataatCAAAGGTTTTTAAAACCTGCCTCCTAGTGTCATTCTCCCAAAAATGACTTGTTTAAATTTAAGAAATGTAATCTTAAACGAATGCACAAGCAGAATCTCCCATTGGTAATTGATGAAGCCTGGGAGGAGGTCTGGTTTCATGGATGGAACCTCCTTTAGGCATATGTTTAAAAATTGGTGCATGTTGTAGGTATTTTtaaccaacacattccaaagGTGTCATGTCACTGCTGGAGCGGGTGAGATCTAATTCTGAAATATGGACACTACAACGGTATCACAAGAGCCAAAGCATGTTGCATGGttgtctgaaagggttaatattgaGATGTACCTTAAGCACCACCTACTTTGATGATGTCAATATGGTCATGGGCAGAGCAGTTGAAGGAGGAGGTCCTCACCTCTTCACCTCTTCCTTGGCTTCACAACAATGCTCGTCATGTCAAGGTAATCTATAACTAGCTGGGGCAAACAATAAACTTtctttacagggatgttgccagagttggagggtttgagctatagggagaggctgaacaggctggggctgttttccctggagcatcagaggctgaggggtgaccttatagaggtttataaaatcatgagggggcatggataggataaagagacaaggtcttttccctgggctgggggagtccagaactaaaggtttagggtgagaggggaaagatttaaaaggaaccgaatgggtaactttttcacgcagagggtggtatgtgtatgaaatgagctgccagaggaaatggtggaggaggctggtacaattacagcatttaaaaggcatctggatggttatctGCATgagaagggtttagtgggatctgggacaagtgttggcaaatgggactagattaggttgggatatctggtcagcatggatgagttggaccgaagggtctgtttctgtgctgtacttttctatgactcTTGTGACTCTATAGCTGGACAGTCTTTTAGTTAGACCAGGAAGTGGCTTTCCCCTACCACAATAGACACTCGGCCCTGAGGATTCCTACACTTAAAGCAGATGATGATAGCTTGTCCAGACAACAGTGCACAAAACCATGGAAATTCCTCATGTGGTTAAAACCCCAACATCATTTCTTCCTGGGTTACATGGAACTCAGGTGAAATGCACAAAAACCCACCACAATGAAGTGGAAGTTCTACACCCAAACGGAAACTGAAATGTTTGATTACCTCTTTACGGTGACAACAGTTTCCCAAGGTTCCTGTAGCTAACCCGATTATGACGTGAGCAACAATCAAGGCTAATTGAAGCCCGCTGAGTGCTAGCAGAATGGAAAACAGTGTGACATTCCACGCCACAATGTGGCTCGGTTCTCTGCACTGGCTCCATGTGGTGAGGTCAGTGAGATATCTGGATAAGGAAACATATCACAATAAAAGATTTGTGTTCTTTAAACATCTCACCAAGTCAACACTAAAAGATCAATATTTGAATGCATTTCAGACAAACTGTACTTCAGCCCTAGACACTGTATCTATACAGATTGACATCAAATTGCACAACACATAAGCAGGCATTTAGCTGAGTAGCGTTATGTTGGTGGTCATGCTTAACCATATCATctcacatttcaatgttcctTTCTCCCTCAAATTTATCATCCCCTTCAGCACACTCATGCCATTTGCTTCAAATGCACCATGTAGCACCAAGCACCCACATTAACTGAATGTCTAAAGGGGCTTTATACCAAAAGATGGTGGTAGAGTCAGTAGGAGAGTTAACTGAAGGAAAAGTTAGTGAAGGTAGGCCTTGAGATGGTAAAtttgatagagaaagagagaacatttATCACACTGAAGGAGGGCATTCTGCACACGGCATGTTTCCGGCCAATTGTGGTATCCTCGCTGGAATATTAATCCAGACATCTAGGTAATGATCTGGGCACCTGGGTTCgaattctgccatggtagatgttagaatttgagttcaataaaaatctggaattaggagtatattgatgaccatgaatccaattgttggaaaaacccatcttcatttcgggaaggaaactgccgtccttacctgttgtggtctacatatgactccagacccacagcaatacagTTGTctcttgactgccctctgggtaattagggatgagcaataaatgccagccagtgatgccctcatcccatgagtaAATAAAATTCAACAAATACAACGTTCCAGTCTTTGGTCTACAGTTTAATAAGTTGCAGTATTCCtaacatgtcttttttttaaatagtatAAAGGTTTCTGCCTCAACCAACTTTTCAGGTAGTGAGTTCTAGATGCCCTCTAGCCTCAGGGTGAAGGTATTTGCCTCACCTCCCCTAGAATCCAGCTGAAATGAAGAGCTTTAGGAAGGGCATTGGAGTTGGAGTTTCACAGGAGGTTGCAGAATCAGCTCCTTGTTTGATGTTCACATTACAAGTTCAATGACAATACAGTCCAATGTCCTCCTGAAGTTAACTGGCAATCTTTATGTGAGACATATTAAGTGTTTTTTCTCCCTTCACCCAACCCACCATGCTCTACAAACCTATTTAGTGTAGCCGTGCACTGTTATGAAATATAGGAAGAGATAGATGATCACAGAGGTGGATCTTTTTGTACCCAATTAAACTTGGGGCTCGGAGAACACAGCAAGAAAACTAATTTATATAATAAAACCCAGAACTGCCAATGCTAGAGAACTGAAATACACAGAAAGTAGAaaacgctggagaaactcaacagcagagaaaacagagttaatgttttgagttctgAAGTAGGGTCTTTGGGTCTTGAACTACtaactttctctctccacagatgctgccattcttactgagtttctccagcaatttctgggttttttttgaagaaaactCACTTGTCTGACATCCAGTCTTAATAAAGTTGTCGCACCTCTGAGGAAGTGAGCTGATGTAACGATGCCTCATGAGGAGAATTTTTAGCCTGTTTGAGCCACTAAGCAGCTCACAAATGCTACATTCTCCTCTGTTCAATGCACCACAGAAGGTTCAAAATTCTACTGCTAATGTCACATCACCCCTCCACATCATTTCTGCATCATGCAATATATAATATTTAACACTTGGTAATGATGACCCACTGCTATTAAAATTATCTAACTATATTTCATTGTTTCGGTGGTGCTTCCTAGAACACACCTTTACTATGCACAGATCCAGAaaacctcagcagatctggcagtatctgtggaggggaagtagagctaacatttcaagttcagCAACCCCTTCTTCAGAAATAGTTTCTCACGTAAAGAAAAGCCTCATCTATTGAAAACACATCAATAGTCATAATTGTTGTACCAAGTAGGTACAATGCAGAAAATTCTACTGGACTTCCTCTCCAAGGATGACATGGCTGGATAGTACATGAATAGGATTGGGCTGGTGGGATatgagtccagagtgtggtgctggaaatgcacagcaggtcaggaaacatcctccgagcaggagagttgacatatcgggcataagcccttcattacaCCCGAAAtggcaattctcctgctcctcagatgctgcctgacctgctgtgcttttccagcaccatactcttgactctgatctccaatccTTGTTTTCTCCTCCATGGTGGGACATGAACCAGATGCAGGcactgggactagattaattgtgaaaactggacaGCAtggcaagttgggccaaagggcctgttttcttgCTGTAAACCTATACAACTATATATTAATCTAAGTGAGGCCTGACCAGCAATTTTAGCTCAACGTAACTTCCCTCGTTTTGTTCCTCATCATTAAGACAGAGCCCAGGGTTGACAATCTTTTAGAGTTATCCGAGAGCCAACAGAAATTGAATTGAGCACCATGCAACTGAGCTACAAAGAGACAGTTCAATTTCCAATGGTGTGGGAGCTTGGCTTGTTACCAGGATGGGACGTATCAACAGGAGCATGGGCCAGGGTGCATTAAAACCTCAGAGGAAAGTTGGCAATCTTACAAGAATcctgattttttttgtttcttaAAAACAGCCTTAACAAACTGTCCATTCATTTTCAAAAAGTGTTGCACTTAATATGATTCATCACCACCGATGTCACTTCAAATATTGAAGCTGTGAATGTCCATctgtagcaagacctggacaatatcaatGCCTGGGGGTGGCGCGGtacctcagtggttaacactgctacctcacgccctcgggtgactgtctgtgtggagtttgtacattctccccgtgtctgcatggctttcctccaggtgctccggtttcctcccacagtccaaaggtatgcaatttaggtgaattggtcatgctaaattgcccatagtgttcaaggacatgtaggttagatgcattagtcagtggcaaatataggataataggataggggaaagggtctgggtgggctattcttcagagggtcagtgtggacttgctgggctgaagggcctgtttccacactcttgTGATTCTGTTGTGACCCCCAGCCTCTCCATTCTGGTAAATGTTTATAATTGTATAGTTCAGTTTATATTGCCTCTCCCTATTCTTACTCCCAAAATATTATCACCCTGTCTTCCTTTCAAATGTGGCAATGTTAAAATTCGATTATTTGAGGTTTTTTCACCTTCCATTCGTGCTGTTGAAGGGATAGTTCCATCCCAGATCCGTGAGGCAGTATGGGCCCTTTAATAAACCCAGAAGAGAGACGTTGAAACAGTATCCAGCACCGGCCATTCCGATCAGAGACACCAAAACCACGGTCAGCACCTGGTTGAAAGAGAAAAGGCAATAATTCAGCAATACTCTTAGCCAAAGCAATCCGACATTCTGCCAATGAAGGCAGAATAAACTAAGGGAATTCTTACCATACGGCTCTTGCCATAAATTCTTGTTTGACAGTGACCATAGATGTTATCATTCCCAAGGCCAATGAACACCACGATTGGAAAAATCATCtgcaaaataaaaacagaacaaTATATTCAATGGAATTGATAGTATCAGCAGCCCTCTCCATTTGGACCAAGTGGTGTTTCCATTCCCTGAAACTAGTCATTCTGTCCTCTCTATGAAGGAGATTGCCATCTGTTCCTGGATCATGGAGTTAGTGTCCATGGGTTATGAAGTCAGGCTAAGTATAGATTTTAGAGGCACCAAAACATCACCCGATGCCTCATGAGCTCCAACTGAACCCAGCAGCATTGTTCCAAGCCAGATACCTCCTTCCACATTCCCTTAACCCACCTACCCACTTCCTCATTCCTCTAATACAGCTGCCCCCTTCCACATTCCCTTAACCCACCTACCCACTTCCTCATTCCTCTAACACAGCTGCCCCCTTCCTCATTCCCCTAACACACCTACCCACTTCCTCATTctggtcccaggaggaccaattccaataccgaacaacccagatggcctccttcttcaaagacgtaatttcccctcagacgtggttgacgatgctctccaccgcatctcctccacttcccgctcctccacccttgaaccccattcctccaatcgccaccaggacaaaaccccactggtcctcacctaccaccccaccaacctccagatacattgtatcatccttcgtcatttccgccacctccaaacagaccccaccaccaaggatatatttccctccccacctctatcagcgttccggaaagatcacgccctccatgactccctcgtcaggtccacacgccccactaacccaacttccactcccggcaccttcccctgcaactgcaagaaatgcaaaacttgcacccacgcctccccccttacctccctccaaggccccaagggatccttccatatccatcacaaattcacctgcacctccacgcacatcatttactgcatctgctgcacccgatgtggcctctacattggggagacaggctacctacttgcggaacgtttcagagaacacctctgggacacccgcaccaaccaacccaactgcccagtggctgaacactttaactccctcccactctgccaaggacaagtaggtccttggcctcctccatcgccagaccatggcaacatgacgcctggaggaaaagcgcctcatcttctgcctaggaaccctccaaccacaagggatgaatgcagatttctccagcttcctcatttaccctccccccaccttatctcagcccCAACCCTTGGActtagcaccaccttcttgacctgcaatcttcttcctgacctccctGCCCCCAAactctctccggcctatcaccctcaccttaacccccttccacctatcacattcccaacgcccctcccccaagtcccacctccctaccttttatcttagcctgcttggcacaccctcctcattcctgaagaagggcttatgcccgaaatgtcgattctcctgctccttggatgctgcctgacctgctgcgcttttccagcaacacatttttcagctcattccTCTAATCCGCCTACTGCCTTCCTCATTCCCCTAACCCACCTACCCCATTCCTCATTCCCCAACCCACCTACCCCATTCCTCATTCCCCAACCCACCTACCCCCTTCCTCATTCCTCAAACCCACGTACCCCCTTCCTCATTCCTCTAACCTACTGACCCCTTCCTCATTCCTCTAACCCACCTACCCCCTTCCTCATTCCCCTAACCCACCTACTCCCTACCTCATTCCCCTAACCCACCTACCCCCTTCCTCATTCCTCTAACCCATCTACACCCTTCCTCATTCCTCTAGCACAGATACCACCTCCCTGATTCCTCTATCCCAACTACCCCCTTCCTCATTCCCCTAACCCACCTAT comes from the Chiloscyllium punctatum isolate Juve2018m chromosome 6, sChiPun1.3, whole genome shotgun sequence genome and includes:
- the tm4sf18 gene encoding transmembrane 4 L6 family member 1; amino-acid sequence: MCSGNYARCIGITLIPLAILCFLADIVLYFPNGETKFAERDQLTSVVWFFEGIGGGGILMIFPIVVFIGLGNDNIYGHCQTRIYGKSRMVLTVVLVSLIGMAGAGYCFNVSLLGLLKGPYCLTDLGWNYPFNSTNGRYLTDLTTWSQCREPSHIVAWNVTLFSILLALSGLQLALIVAHVIIGLATGTLGNCCHRKESKECTEIDVSVGTVYQNHGAV